TTGACCCTGGACACCTGCATATGGATAGTCGTCTTCTCTCATCGACCCACCTTCCGCAGCCAGACTACTGTAATGTTTAATCTTTGAGTATGTATGGGTTgttgtttattcaaatttggaaTAAGCATcttattgtttctattttcattaatgattaatgtttcttaaaattttaattttgatttatttttatatgtgattTAAATGCGTATTTAATGCTTTTCTTAAGTTTTTGAGATTCCAATGAATCCATGTATTTTTTCcaacttatattatactttattgcacaaaatgaataaagttatgtatataaagtaaaaaacacgaacaaattttgaacaaaaagcGGGTTTATTTTCTCcactgaacgaaacacaacgtttataaaatttgcctGACTGAGATGAAGAAGTTTCTACGTGTACAATGGTACGTACTACGTACACAATACTTTGTTTAATTCccaaataatatagatatgttATAAGGTAATTGATCAAATTAAAGAAACAAGATTACTTGAAAACATCGTGCGGCCAGCCTCCATAACATCCATGACTAGTGCGATCACAATCTATTATCTGCTGTTCTGACAAGCTTATTGCCTCAGTGTTGTGAACTTTGGCGTACTGTCCTTCAATATTACCTGGGAAAGGGTACATCATTATTACACctgtatatcttaatataatatataaattggaCACCGAAACCACTcactcaaccgatttttaatgaaatttggcccCAAGTGCAGCCTGATAAGACTTAAAAggtaggatagtttaaattattttaattacgataaattgaCGCGTAGCTAGTCTTATAACAAatagtaattttgtttaattcttCTAAACTGTACacaagatatatataaaaatcaattgctgttcgttagtctcactaaaactcgagaacggctgaacggatttgtCTTAAATATCCGTgtagggaaggtttaaaaggtgagAACGATGgggaaaatatgtcaaaacaatATCTATGACGttacgaagttcgccgggacagctagttttttttatatatttcatgctTACCGATAGAACTGAATGCATAGCAAGATCCACAGCGTCCTTGATTTTTAACTTCAGTCACATATCCGTTCTGGCGATAATCTAGTGAGTCTGGTGCTTTTAAACCAGAGGGTTCATATATGATAGCATTTTCATAGCTTATATTGCCTCTTATTCCCAAATAATAGTctgaaaattctttaaatgtaaaatcgGTGAATTGTGTTATTCCATATGTTTTGACTTTATTGTTttcgtttaaataattgattctaGCCAAATTCTGTTTAAACACTTCGAAACGATGATCGCTTTTGTCAtcgtcatatattttatagaattttctaTTGAATTGTTCAAAAATTGCTTCAGCGttgtttaaatcataataatcttGATCCAATAAATCAAATTCTGAAGATAAAACCTCAGAAGCAAACACAGTaagtaaacatataatatacaacatttttattgtattccaCATTAATTTTGAGTGttctttatatatgtttggatcagtaatttttaaaatatttggttGAATGACAAGAATTCATGAAaactaattaatgttattaattacgtaataaaactattttattatttggtatttacattttatcatcaaattaactgttaaatagtttaatgttCATTCCAGTGCAttcgctttattttattaaaggatTTTGAAGTCACAAACTTTAAgattctatacaaataaacgcatatattattataagtgtaaTAATTACTCGCAGGCTTTAAAAATCGTTAAAacgcaataaaacatttctaaaaacgtttattttaaaaataatgacaatgAGAACATTAGTTATACCTACatgttttagaaaataatacaagatCCGCTCGTGCCGAGGTGACGGGGAGTACCAACGCCGCCGGTCTGAACTACCCAGGCTCCAGAGGAAATCCTTTCTTCACCTCTGTCATTGGTGTAATTTTGAGTTGAATTATAAGGTACCATATACCTTCCTCATTTTTGCTTTTGTCAGCCCGCCTGGACTGGGGGGCAATTCCTTGCCTCGAAGTGCCACTGTAAAACTCGTGCTGTGACTTAATATATTCACTGCAAATCTTTCAGCGAGTTCTGCACCATGTAATGAATCCTGTTTTCTTCATTATGTTCAATgaatcttaaataattaataaaaataacagtggAACCATGATGAGCAAATCTATCGAATTCTTAATAATTCGCCCTCTGTCCTCACCCTTCCAGTGGgtacttttaattttctttaataaatcagCGAGtagcaattaaatataaatgagcagctgcgcctcgcggtttcacccgcgtaagtccgtatcccgtaggaatatcggattaataagttgcctatatgttattgaagtggaacttctttagaatcgttgtgatttcaaacctgatgcaacggaaaaacgacaggtaagagacacaaatacaaaaatgtgtagaatgaagccggcaaagaatgagacagaaatatacatactcttttattcattcttttgtcgatttactgaagtttcacttctatcctGTGTTAATCGCACAAACACCTTTttttccaattgtccagctatctacgtaccaaatttcatcgcaatcggttcagcagtttttgcgtaaaagaacaacaaacacacacatatccttacaaacattcacatttataatattagtaggattagtaggatgttacTATTACTACCTACCAATGACGGACATGCTActctaaacattattaaaacttctcacgacaatataaaaatatgttttgcaCTACACTACAGTAGATtacaatctatataataatactagctgacccggcaaacgcacTTCCGCCtttctcttatcatttagggatattaaaaataggcGTTGGATGATACTCAGACCTGTCCGATATGCTcacaaaatatcataaaaatcggtccaaccgtttcggaggagtaaggtAACTTTGTTGTGTGTGGTGTGGTAACATTGTGAcccaagaattttatatatatatagagattataaagctgaagattgtttggttgaacgctcAAATCTCAAGAACTTTTTATTTCctcttttattatatccttcaatcagtatttatttttaaattgtcgcaaaatttttaaaatgcgaAATAATAGATACtaaaagttttatgtattttacgcAACTTCTATGTATGAGTCTTTATACATAGCTTATCAACTCTTGGATAAAATTTCTCTAACTTAACTGTGTGCGTTTCTaaatatacgagtattatataaCGAGGGTTACTGGTGTGGGttagtggtttgggctgtatatatatatatatacagcccaaaccactggaacaaatcgggctgaaatttggcatgctgATAGATCTTATGACCTAGGCATcagctaagaaaggattttgataaatactaCTCCCAAAGGGATAAATTAGGGGGTGGAAGCTTTGTACCATGGGAACTTTTTAAGACCctgcgggcgaagctgcgcgCAACAActtgtttttgataaatatagaaattaaaaacggtTAATAAGactaggtaataaataatgctgatgaatttgtttgtacgcgctaatctcagaaccacttaaattataagaaaatttttccATGAATTATCTGCTTAATTATTGTTGACTTCTTTTACTTGGTATTTGATTTgtggtgatttttttttaattttcattaaacccTTCAtcaatttctttcaaaattaatcaCTCAGATTGAACATTAactcaaaactttttatatggtaggtaaattaaataaatcgttcactgtacattaatatttattcatgctTGAAATcgtttattatcatttgaataaaatatgtacgttCTAACACCAATAAACCTTAATTTTAGTATACTAAAACACTTTTGAATCATCTGTTAAGATAATTCAATCAAAATCGGAATTTTTCCCTATGACAAATCACCAGAAAATACAGTCATATGAAACTGTGTAAGAACTTCTTTAACTGCTACGCCAATTAATTACACTCGCGTGACCTCAGCGAGCGCTGCGTAAGTGCCAATATTGCAAACTCCAAAGCCTCGTAAGAGCCGCATGTAGCCCTTGTCACCCCAGCCCGTCCCCCAGGAGTTCTTGATGATCCAGTAATCATCATCGTTTTCTGGAAACAGAAGGCAGTTCACAATTATAGCAGAAGTTTTGAGATTTGCGGTTGTTATTGTTGCCTTGGGGTTTATAAGAGAAGGGAAGCTTGTAAAGTGTTTTGCAATGTAAAGAATTATGTAATGGGAAAATGActagaaaatgttaaaattgtgaagactttttctgtttaatttaatacagatcTATCTTTAGTATCgtattattttcatagctCTTTGAAGGCACTgttgttgtataaaaatatacatatgtgaCGTATTAATTCGAGCCTCTATTGaggataagaaaataaataaataaataggccCAGTctgtttactttttaaaccggaaaaatatcacaaagaGAAAGAGATGCGAAATACATCAGCCCTTTATCAAGTCTCCATTGGATGCCACTGCATACTTCTTTGTCCTACTGTGCACGATATTGTTCATATTATCCTGTGGAATcgcaagtattatataaacatgacGTGTTAATGTACTAAGTGCATTCCTGTAAAGATAGACGTACTCTCTATTCCATACGTCCCATATTTCTATGACAGAGAAGACCAACTCAACTGAGATCATTCATAATACCATTTACAACTACGTCTACATTatagtaaatatgtataataagggatttaataaaataccttgTCCGTAGCCCACCAATAGTACTGCGTGATTGCTTTTGGATTGAACACAGTCAACAGGTTTGTAAACCCGGCCATCTTTAATATGCGACATTCTATGTGTGAAAAACATTGctgaaattatgtttaaaatttattatgttaatatcgATACTTAAGAAACCTCAacgtaatattttcattatggaAAAAGAGCAGTGTcccaaaattacaaaataattaataaatacttaataaatacatatgattTTGCAAATAACaccaaaattgtattttaattttcgatTAACTTATATTCATATTCTTATAAGCTTTTCTTTTTGCCAAGCTTCACctatatgtttaaatgtacCTAACCGTCTCCTTCAGagtcgattttgacccactttaaacggatagttttaattacgACTTAATACtgaagtttgaataaaatttcactGTATTGTTCCTGATTAGGATcaccaggattaaataatgtcCTTACATATTGAAAGGGGTCCATAACTAGCCACAGCCTCTTTCAAGTCGTCTTCGTccaaattcttaaaaactgtGAATTTCTTTACTTTTACGACCGCTTTCCATCCTTTAGCTCTGCAGAATCCCTGACGCTGGACGTATGGGTAATCTCTTGAAAGCATCACACCGCTCATCAGGGAACTATAATATGGTAagaagaattttatttcattattaaatggaaatatttagAGGTTTTTAGGTTAAATTTAGTTTGAGATCTACTTATTTTCGTGTCAGGGGATTGACGTACTGGGCAacgtaaaaattattgaagaatgtgattaaagttttattaaagatttttttagacCTTGATCCAGACGAtagctaataataatttcattagttataaattactGTTTGGGCTAAAAACTTAAGCTGTGTTATATTTTCCCAGAAATGGGCGAGGACGAGACTCttaaaacgaaacaaaaataatagataatgaacataatatattttaaaaagaataatgtGTCATTAGGGTTGAAACGATTAACGagcatatatattatgctaGAGAATCAATATGTTGAAAAACAAGTTTCTaaacaaaagtatataaatatggttGCCTTAAAAGTAGTATGGTATCTATCTATGGTATCTATGGTATATATTACTAGAAATTTGGTTAAATCAATTGTGCCCTAAATACTGATGTCGGCTGCAAACATACAAGCATagaaacagacaaaaataataaaaataagcaaattaGGATCTCTACGTCTAGagagtatttaaattataatattagcctagttttcaaaatattactattttttcattaacttCCTTAGCAATAAACTACCTGAATACATTATGAGGCAATCCGCCCTGGCAGCCATAGTCCATAGTATCACAGTCAAGTGCTTGCTGCTCAGAgaggattttaattttatgatacttCATCGCGTAACGGCTTTCTATGTGTCCTATAAAgtacaatgtaatattttaatcttacgAGTACTTACTTACTCTTAGAGAATAACTTTTCATATTCCATACGTTTACAAACGTTCTAATGACAGGCAGTTTGTGTTATCTCAAATAGATATTTACGTAACGTCATGTAGTTCgaacatttataacaattgaatCAAATGAAGTGGCTGTGGTTGGGTTATGATGAATAAATGTCTTGATATGGACATTTATTCACCATAACTacttctacaaaaaaaaatctgttgcaTTTtgctatttcataataaaaatgggaTCAATGGAAATTTACAATACTgaataatttcacattttagaaatttttatacaacagAAAAGGGTCGATCTCAAGGCGGGATCTGAACCCGCGTCATTTTTGCCATACcgaaccgaaagagtagaagataTTCGATTGCTGAGCGGAATCACGGGTGGTCGAGAGGCGTTGCTACGTTTTGTCAAAATGACGTGGGTTccaatcccgcctcgtgataaaattcacccgcgtaagtctgtatcccgtaggaatatggggataTAAACTTATGGGCCTATGCCTATGGgctattccagttatccagctatctacttaccaaatttcattgcaatcggttcagcagtttttgcgtgaaagagtaacaaacatacacacatcctcacaaactttcgcatttagaatattagtaggatatgaatgctataaaactaaaaatcaaaattcttATTTACCTATAGCGCTAAAAGCGTAACACGATCCACACTGCCTTTGATCCTTCACCGGTGATACAACGCCGTACTCACGCCAATCGACATTTTCAGGAGACGTATATAACTGATCACTCTTAAACTCAACAGTTTCAACATCGCTGATGTTGCCTTTCAGACCTAAATACTTATCTGAGATTTCTTCGAAGGTGAGATCGGAGAACTCTTGCAAACCGTATGCCCC
The Zerene cesonia ecotype Mississippi chromosome 1, Zerene_cesonia_1.1, whole genome shotgun sequence DNA segment above includes these coding regions:
- the LOC119837245 gene encoding pro-cathepsin H-like, whose product is MYSILLLFLLVSSSVLANPSLLDQDYFEVDDASTIFEQFIKRYEKNYAPDEYDYRLSVFKDTLEKLNQWNIEDPGAYGLQEFSDLTFEEISDKYLGLKGNISDVETVEFKSDQLYTSPENVDWREYGVVSPVKDQRQCGSCYAFSAIGHIESRYAMKYHKIKILSEQQALDCDTMDYGCQGGLPHNVFSSLMSGVMLSRDYPYVQRQGFCRAKGWKAVVKVKKFTVFKNLDEDDLKEAVASYGPLSISMFFTHRMSHIKDGRVYKPVDCVQSKSNHAVLLVGYGQENDDDYWIIKNSWGTGWGDKGYMRLLRGFGVCNIGTYAALAEVTRVGEERISSGAWVVQTGGVGNIEGQYAKVHNTEAISLSEQQIIDCDRTSHGCYGGWPHDVFNSLAAEGGSMREDDYPYAGVQGQCSLDRSRIAVRVTGGQQISISDEESLKDALVQYGPLSVVIEVNQEFMLLQGQSIFKPTTSCDEGLHAVLLIGYGNDGTDDYWILKNSWGTTWGDQGFYRMVMGQHACNIGDYAASATVE